In Xiphophorus hellerii strain 12219 chromosome 13, Xiphophorus_hellerii-4.1, whole genome shotgun sequence, the following proteins share a genomic window:
- the hey1 gene encoding hairy/enhancer-of-split related with YRPW motif protein 1, which translates to MKRNHDFSSSDSELDETIEVEKESADENGNISSPLGSMSPTTSTQVQARKRRRGIIEKRRRDRINNSLSELRRLVPSAYEKQGSAKLEKAEILQMTVDHLKMLHAAGGKGYFDAHALAMDYRGLGFRECLAETARYLSIIEGLDSTDPLRIRLVSHLNNYASQREAHTGLSHLAWGSAFGSPPAHIAHPILLQHQQGAPLAPLSRSTTSSPHNPLSSTSSSSPSSSTSPTSSSLVAETHVPGRRSDSATPLSDQGPIRIPSTSSAPTTVLHPALVPSSASKLSPPLLSSLSAFPFAFSAFPIISPTTAISPPAQSASVGKPYRPWGMEIGAF; encoded by the exons ATGAAACGGAATCACGATTTTAGCTCATCGGACAGCGAACTGGATGAAACTATCGAAGTGGAGAAAGAGAGCGCAGATGAGAATGG GAACATAAGCTCTCCTCTCGGGTCCATGTCTCCGACAACATCAACTCAGGTGCAGGCGCGGAAAAGACGCAGAGGA ATCATAGAAAAGCGGCGCAGGGACAGAATAAACAACAGCTTGAGCGAGCTCCGCAGGTTGGTTCCCAGCGCCTATGAGAAACAG GGTTCAGCCAAGcttgaaaaagcagaaattttgCAGATGACTGTTGATCACCTCAAGATGCTTCATGCTGCTGGAGGCAAAG GTTACTTTGATGCCCATGCCCTGGCGATGGATTACCGTGGTTTGGGTTTCAGGGAGTGCCTGGCTGAAACCGCCCGCTATCTCAGCATCATTGAGGGCCTGGACAGCACAGACCCTCTGCGAATCCGCCTTGTCTCTCATCTGAACAACTACGCCAGTCAGAGAGAGGCTCACACCGGCCTGAGTCACCTGGCCTGGGGTTCTGCTTTTGGTTCCCCTCCTGCCCACATTGCGCATCCCATCCTCCTCCAGCACCAACAGGGGGCTCCTTTGGCACCTCTATCCCGCAGCACCACCAGTAGCCCTCATAATCCTCTGTCGTCCACGtcttcttcctctccctcctcctccacctcgcCCACATCCTCCTCGCTAGTCGCAGAGACTCATGTGCCTGGCAGACGCAGCGACAGCGCCACCCCGCTCTCGGATCAGGGTCCAATCAGGATCCCGTCCACCTCTTCTGCTCCCACCACCGTTCTGCACCCGGCCCTGGTTCCGTCGTCAGCATCCAAGCTCTCTCCTCCCCTTCTCTCCTCACTTTCAGCTTTCCCCTTCGCCTTCAGCGCCTTCCCGATCATCTCCCCTACCACTGCCATCAGCCCCCCGGCTCAGAGCGCCAGTGTGGGCAAACCCTACAGACCCTGGGGCATGGAGATAGGAGCTTTCTGA